From the genome of Winogradskyella forsetii, one region includes:
- a CDS encoding calcium/sodium antiporter — MSVFLVLAGLALLVVGGDFLVRASVGLSFKLKISKLVIGMTVVSFATSAPELLVSLQAALDGVSDIALGNVIGSNIANIGLVLGITAIISPLSVDREFYKLNWPMMMMLSFVLYYFLKNDLVLTAIEGTIMFVALIVFLVILIRSSRKSTKANLEEVDDTLAEVSNFKIVIWLLIGAAGLYYGSLWLVDGAKQLAGQIGISDYAISVTVIAIGTSVPELAASVIAALKKEKAISLGNLIGSNIFNIASVLGLTAIIKPIVVNPETPEILSTNIWWMIAFAAILIPLILVPKRFEIGRLKGMLLFGAYLVFIYIALK, encoded by the coding sequence ATGAGTGTATTTCTAGTTTTAGCTGGTTTAGCTTTATTGGTTGTTGGTGGTGATTTTTTGGTAAGGGCTTCGGTTGGACTTTCATTTAAGTTGAAAATTTCGAAGCTAGTTATTGGTATGACCGTCGTTTCTTTTGCTACTTCTGCGCCAGAATTATTGGTGAGTTTACAAGCCGCTTTAGATGGCGTTTCGGATATAGCATTAGGGAATGTCATTGGATCTAACATCGCTAATATTGGATTGGTATTAGGAATTACAGCTATTATTTCACCATTGTCCGTTGATAGGGAATTCTACAAATTAAATTGGCCAATGATGATGATGCTGTCTTTTGTATTGTATTATTTTCTGAAGAATGATTTAGTGCTTACAGCAATAGAAGGCACGATTATGTTTGTTGCTTTAATTGTATTTCTTGTTATCTTAATTAGAAGCTCACGTAAATCAACAAAAGCTAACTTGGAAGAAGTGGATGATACTTTGGCTGAAGTTTCTAATTTTAAAATCGTAATTTGGTTGCTAATTGGTGCAGCGGGTCTGTATTATGGTTCACTTTGGTTGGTAGATGGCGCAAAACAATTAGCGGGTCAAATCGGCATTAGTGACTATGCTATTTCCGTCACTGTCATAGCGATTGGTACAAGCGTTCCTGAGTTAGCGGCTTCTGTAATTGCTGCTTTAAAGAAAGAAAAAGCTATTTCTTTAGGAAATCTTATAGGATCTAACATTTTTAATATTGCCTCTGTTTTAGGCTTAACGGCTATAATCAAACCGATTGTTGTTAATCCAGAAACTCCAGAAATATTATCGACGAATATTTGGTGGATGATCGCATTCGCTGCCATTTTAATTCCTTTGATTTTGGTTCCAAAACGCTTTGAGATAGGAAGACTAAAAGGGATGCTGTTATTTGGCGCTTATTTAGTGTTCATTTATATAGCCCTAAAATAA
- a CDS encoding glutamine synthetase beta-grasp domain-containing protein — MAKIKLEYIWLDGYHPTQNLRSKTKVEEHENFKGTVEELDLWSFDGSSTRQASGGSSDCLLKPVAIYPDPDRINGYLVMTEVLNADGTPHVSNGRATIEDEDNEFWFGFEQEYFIMDTRTQLPLGFPIGGYPAPQGMYYCSVGGKNTHGRGLVEEHADLCIDAGLNFEGINQEVASGQWEFQLFAKGAKKAGDEIWIARYLLDRLTEKYGYYIEYHPKPLGKDMDWNGSGMHANFSNEVLRTCGSKETYERICEAFRPVVKEHIAVYGEFNDQRLTGDHETASINDFSYGVSDRGASIRIPIITVEKGWKGWLEDRRPASNGDPYKIAGRIIKTVKSANIS, encoded by the coding sequence ATGGCAAAAATTAAATTAGAATACATTTGGTTAGATGGGTATCACCCAACTCAGAATTTAAGAAGTAAAACCAAAGTAGAGGAACACGAAAACTTTAAAGGAACGGTTGAAGAGTTAGACCTGTGGTCTTTTGATGGGTCTTCAACTAGACAAGCCTCAGGAGGTTCTTCTGACTGTTTATTGAAACCTGTAGCCATCTATCCAGATCCAGACCGTATTAACGGCTATTTGGTAATGACAGAAGTTTTAAATGCCGACGGAACACCACATGTTTCTAATGGTAGAGCCACTATTGAAGATGAAGACAATGAGTTCTGGTTTGGTTTTGAGCAAGAATATTTTATTATGGACACTAGAACACAATTACCTTTAGGATTCCCAATTGGTGGATATCCTGCGCCACAAGGTATGTATTACTGTTCAGTTGGTGGAAAGAACACTCATGGTAGAGGTTTAGTAGAAGAGCATGCAGATTTATGCATCGATGCTGGCTTAAACTTTGAAGGTATTAATCAAGAAGTTGCTTCAGGACAATGGGAATTTCAATTGTTTGCAAAAGGCGCTAAAAAAGCTGGTGATGAAATTTGGATTGCAAGATATCTATTGGATCGTTTAACTGAAAAATATGGTTACTATATTGAATATCATCCAAAACCATTAGGTAAAGATATGGACTGGAATGGTTCTGGTATGCACGCCAACTTCTCTAATGAAGTACTGAGAACTTGTGGAAGCAAAGAAACTTACGAGAGAATATGTGAAGCCTTTAGACCTGTGGTAAAAGAACATATTGCGGTTTATGGCGAGTTTAACGATCAACGTTTAACGGGTGATCATGAAACGGCATCTATTAACGACTTCAGCTATGGTGTTTCTGATAGAGGCGCTTCCATCCGTATTCCAATTATAACGGTAGAGAAAGGCTGGAAAGGTTGGTTAGAAGATAGACGACCAGCATCTAATGGTGATCCATACAAAATTGCAGGTAGAATTATCAAAACTGTAAAGAGTGCTAATATTTCTTAA
- a CDS encoding glutamine synthetase III family protein, with amino-acid sequence MSTLRFHAVKASLKRKPLKIKKDKRRSEIFGQNVFNEAAMRQYLTKTALSSIMEAVEKGTKINRLVADHISTGMKEWAIAKGATHYTHWFQPLTGATAEKHDAFFETIGDGLAIEKFGGNQLVQQEPDASSFPNGGIRNTFEARGYTAWDPTSPAFIYGTTLCIPTVFVSYTGEALDNKTPLLRALQVVDSAAVDVCKYFDKNVKKVNASLGWEQEYFLIDSDLASSRPDIVLTGRTLLGHSPAKGQQLDDHYFGTIPNRAMAYMRDLENECMLLGIPVKTRHNEVAPNQFELAPIFEEANLAVDHNSLLMDVMQKIAKRHKFKVLLHEKPFAGVNGSGKHNNWSLSTNTGVNLLSPGKTPMSNLQFLTFFINTIKAVQIHEELLRAAIASANNDHRLGANEAPPAIISVFIGQQLTKVLNELETVTKGKLSPKEKTDLKLNVVGKIPEVILDNTDRNRTSPFAFTGNKFEFRAVGSTANCANPMTVLNTIVAKQLMDFKVEVDALIDKKGMKKDDAIFNVLREYIKTSKAILFEGNGYSEAWEKEAKKRGLSNNKTTPEALKVKIAKSSIELFDNLGVMNKVESEARYEIEMEEYILHIQIESRVLGDIARNHVVPTAVRYQNILIENVTGLKTIYGDKFKDIAKEQLFLIEQISRHIEAINSLVTKMTDERKVLNKQTEIGTKANGYCNKVKPLFEEIRYHCDKLELMIDDELWPLTKYRELLFTK; translated from the coding sequence ATGTCAACACTTAGATTTCATGCAGTAAAAGCATCTTTAAAAAGAAAACCATTAAAGATTAAGAAGGATAAACGGCGTTCTGAAATATTTGGACAGAATGTGTTCAACGAGGCCGCAATGCGTCAGTATTTAACCAAAACAGCCCTAAGCAGTATCATGGAAGCTGTTGAAAAAGGTACTAAGATAAATCGGTTGGTTGCAGACCATATTTCAACTGGAATGAAAGAATGGGCCATAGCAAAAGGAGCTACTCATTATACCCATTGGTTTCAACCTTTAACTGGTGCCACAGCAGAAAAGCACGATGCCTTTTTTGAAACCATAGGAGACGGACTAGCTATTGAAAAATTTGGTGGAAACCAACTGGTTCAGCAAGAGCCAGATGCATCAAGTTTTCCAAATGGTGGTATTAGAAATACGTTTGAAGCTCGTGGATACACGGCTTGGGACCCAACATCTCCTGCCTTTATTTACGGTACAACGTTGTGTATCCCTACCGTCTTTGTTTCGTACACAGGCGAAGCTTTAGATAATAAGACACCACTTTTACGGGCGCTTCAAGTTGTGGATAGTGCAGCTGTGGACGTTTGTAAGTATTTCGATAAAAATGTAAAGAAAGTAAATGCATCTTTAGGATGGGAACAAGAGTATTTTTTAATCGATAGTGATTTGGCTTCGTCTCGACCAGATATTGTATTAACAGGGCGAACATTATTAGGGCATTCGCCAGCAAAAGGTCAGCAACTCGATGACCACTACTTTGGTACCATTCCAAATAGGGCAATGGCTTATATGCGTGATTTAGAAAACGAATGTATGTTGTTAGGTATTCCTGTAAAAACAAGACATAACGAGGTCGCTCCTAATCAATTTGAATTGGCGCCTATATTTGAAGAAGCTAACTTGGCAGTGGATCATAATTCCTTGTTAATGGACGTGATGCAAAAAATAGCCAAGCGTCATAAGTTTAAAGTATTATTGCACGAAAAGCCATTTGCGGGTGTCAACGGTTCTGGTAAACATAACAATTGGAGCTTAAGTACTAATACAGGTGTTAACTTGTTGTCACCAGGAAAGACGCCCATGAGCAATCTTCAGTTTTTAACCTTCTTTATCAATACCATAAAAGCGGTTCAAATTCATGAAGAATTATTGAGAGCAGCCATAGCATCTGCAAATAACGATCATCGTTTGGGCGCTAACGAAGCACCTCCTGCCATAATTTCGGTTTTTATAGGACAGCAACTGACCAAAGTTTTAAATGAGTTGGAAACGGTTACAAAAGGAAAATTATCACCAAAAGAGAAAACAGATTTAAAACTTAATGTCGTTGGAAAGATTCCTGAAGTGATTTTAGATAATACAGACAGAAACAGAACATCGCCCTTTGCCTTTACTGGAAATAAATTTGAATTCAGAGCGGTTGGTTCCACAGCAAATTGTGCCAATCCTATGACGGTTTTGAATACTATAGTTGCCAAGCAATTAATGGATTTTAAAGTAGAGGTTGATGCATTGATCGACAAAAAGGGAATGAAAAAGGATGATGCTATCTTTAATGTCTTAAGAGAGTATATTAAAACGTCTAAAGCGATACTTTTTGAAGGTAACGGTTATAGCGAAGCTTGGGAAAAGGAAGCTAAAAAACGCGGCTTAAGCAATAATAAGACCACTCCAGAAGCGCTTAAAGTTAAAATTGCCAAATCTTCGATTGAACTTTTTGACAACTTAGGCGTCATGAATAAGGTCGAATCCGAAGCGCGATATGAAATTGAAATGGAAGAGTATATCCTTCATATTCAAATTGAAAGTCGTGTTTTGGGAGATATCGCCCGTAATCATGTAGTGCCAACTGCTGTGCGCTATCAAAATATATTAATTGAAAATGTCACAGGCCTTAAAACCATTTATGGCGATAAGTTTAAGGACATTGCTAAAGAACAATTATTTTTAATTGAGCAAATATCCCGTCATATAGAAGCGATTAATTCTTTGGTAACTAAAATGACAGATGAGCGTAAGGTTTTGAATAAGCAAACTGAAATAGGAACCAAAGCAAATGGCTATTGTAATAAAGTTAAACCCTTGTTCGAAGAGATCAGATATCATTGTGATAAACTGGAGCTTATGATTGATGACGAACTCTGGCCATTAACCAAGTATAGAGAGCTTTTGTTTACTAAGTAG
- a CDS encoding Curli production assembly/transport component CsgG, with product MISKFNAIIVSIAVTIFSFNSAFSQVSDEKSDKSIERRYAFFNLRGSNAIDIAAGSAMIEGDYPETEFDLYFKMGYKHHITSHLNINFSYHKYNVVVKDIYNEGFMSFDLNLEFLFSPYTKFSPFLYAGSGYNASNYFENTATKAQGGAGFEFIFTEGVGVKLFGEYNYMFTDELDGLVDGDSDDILFRAGLGLNFYFGGNKKKEALRRKMKTVINSNQIIPYK from the coding sequence ATGATTTCCAAATTCAATGCTATTATTGTCAGTATAGCAGTGACTATTTTCAGTTTTAATTCAGCTTTTTCTCAAGTAAGTGATGAAAAAAGTGATAAATCCATTGAGCGCAGGTATGCTTTTTTCAATTTAAGAGGTTCCAATGCTATCGATATAGCAGCAGGTTCTGCCATGATAGAAGGCGACTATCCAGAAACTGAGTTTGATTTGTATTTTAAAATGGGCTACAAACATCATATTACAAGCCATCTAAATATTAACTTTTCGTATCATAAATACAACGTCGTTGTCAAAGATATCTATAACGAAGGTTTTATGTCTTTCGATTTAAATTTAGAATTCCTGTTCAGTCCATACACAAAGTTTTCCCCATTTTTATATGCAGGAAGTGGTTATAATGCCTCTAATTATTTTGAAAATACAGCAACAAAAGCCCAAGGAGGTGCTGGTTTTGAATTTATTTTCACAGAAGGTGTAGGCGTAAAACTCTTTGGAGAATATAATTATATGTTTACCGATGAACTCGATGGACTAGTGGATGGCGATTCTGATGATATCTTATTTAGGGCAGGATTAGGTCTCAATTTCTACTTTGGAGGAAACAAGAAAAAGGAAGCATTGCGTCGAAAAATGAAAACTGTTATTAATTCCAACCAAATCATTCCATATAAATAA